A section of the Paenibacillus yonginensis genome encodes:
- a CDS encoding transposase, with product MYILQECLFSFEELLKIQPKERLPIFFSSLDLRPYAKELRSRSPRGAEGYCRQGILRALLAAPLEGISTFSGLHKRLDTDLRFRYQCGLPLDREAPSISTLSRVFSELTRKDLAKRLFEDLVTRCQQEGIIEGSNVAIDSAALRAYEKKQPKRKSEQTGNANWGAKIDSFGNKITWFGYKIHLAVDTKSELPIALEVTPAHVNDGEMAPGLIEKTASRTSTRFFILDAGYDQMKVYEAARNVKAQAIIPLNLRGEKEPPAGMTSNGTPCCSMGYAMTYWGVDGDMHKFRCPHATGKVDCPLGMAACSSSNYGMVVKVNAKDDLRRYSIPHRDTKRWKELYNERTSVERCNSRLKTYLTADAAHVRGIQKVTTHQYLNAIVLLASALAVSHHSKRAAA from the coding sequence TTGTATATTCTCCAAGAATGTCTGTTTTCCTTCGAAGAACTTTTAAAAATTCAACCCAAGGAGAGATTGCCGATCTTCTTCAGCTCTCTCGATCTGAGACCGTATGCCAAGGAACTGAGAAGCCGTTCACCCCGAGGCGCTGAGGGATACTGCAGACAAGGTATTCTACGAGCACTCTTGGCTGCGCCGCTTGAAGGAATAAGTACCTTTTCAGGGTTGCATAAGCGTTTGGATACGGATCTCCGGTTTCGTTATCAGTGTGGTCTTCCGCTGGATCGAGAAGCTCCTTCCATATCCACATTAAGCCGAGTTTTCTCAGAACTGACGAGAAAGGACTTGGCAAAACGGCTTTTTGAGGATTTGGTCACACGCTGTCAGCAGGAAGGTATCATAGAAGGCAGTAACGTCGCCATAGACAGCGCCGCTCTCCGCGCTTACGAGAAAAAGCAGCCCAAACGCAAAAGCGAGCAAACGGGTAATGCGAACTGGGGCGCAAAAATTGATTCCTTCGGCAATAAAATCACATGGTTTGGTTACAAAATTCATCTGGCGGTCGATACGAAAAGTGAATTGCCGATCGCCTTGGAAGTAACGCCGGCGCATGTCAATGATGGAGAAATGGCGCCGGGCCTGATCGAGAAAACAGCGTCCAGGACGAGCACACGATTTTTCATACTCGATGCGGGCTACGACCAAATGAAAGTTTATGAGGCCGCCCGCAACGTCAAGGCACAAGCCATCATTCCCCTTAATCTTCGGGGGGAGAAGGAACCGCCTGCTGGCATGACCTCGAACGGAACACCGTGCTGTTCCATGGGTTATGCGATGACATACTGGGGAGTTGACGGCGATATGCATAAATTTCGCTGCCCGCATGCCACGGGTAAAGTCGACTGTCCGCTTGGCATGGCTGCCTGCTCGTCTTCAAACTATGGAATGGTCGTCAAAGTAAATGCGAAGGATGATCTCCGGCGATACAGCATCCCTCATCGGGATACAAAGCGTTGGAAGGAACTTTACAATGAACGAACCAGCGTAGAACGCTGCAACTCCCGATTGAAAACCTATTTGACGGCAGACGCCGCACATGTCCGGGGCATTCAGAAAGTCACAACTCACCAGTATTTGAATGCCATTGTTCTGCTTGCATCTGCGCTCGCCGTTTCTCATCATTCAAAACGGGCTGCCGCTTAA